From Malaciobacter mytili LMG 24559:
AAGCAAGAAATGTTTTTATTAGAAATATAATGCATGAATTAAAAACTCCTATTACAAAGGGTAAATTCTTAGTAGAGATTGAAAATAGTGAACAAAATGATGAAAAATTAAGAGAAGTTTTTAATAGACTAGAATCTTTAATTAACGAATTTGCTTCAATAGAAGAACTTATCTCTTCTGCTAATAATATAGAAAAAAACAATTACTATTTAGATGATATTGTTGATAATGCAAAAGATATTCTAATGATTGAAGATGAAGATGTAATTTGTAAATATGATAATAAAAAACTTAATATAAATTTTAAACTTTTTTCAATTGCTGTTAAAAACTTAATAGATAATGCAATTAAATACTCTTCAAATAAAAAAGTAGTAATAAAAACACAAGATGAAGATATTATTTTTGAAAATCAAGGTGAAATTTTAAAGTATGATTTAAAAGCTTATTATGAGCCATTTTTTGCTTCTGAAGAGAAGACTACAAACTCTTTTGGTTTAGGAATATATATTGTACATAATATTTTAAAAGCAAATGGTTATACACTTGATTATGAGCATAAAGATGGAATAAATATTTTTAAATGTATTAAGGATAAATCATCTACGAAATAGCAATTATTGGGGCAGGAGCAAGTGGTTTGATGCTTGCAAGCCATATTAAAAATAAAAGCGTTTGTCTTATTGATAGTAATAAGAAAATAGGACAAAAGATAAAAGTTAGTGGTGGAGCTAAATGTAATATTACTAATAATGTGGTTAGTTGTGATAACTACTTAGGTGATAAAGAGTTTGTAAAAAAAGTTTTAAAAAACTATACAAATAATGATTTATTAGAGTTTTTAAATGCTAATAATGTGCAGCCAAAGATTAATCCTAAACTTATAAAAGGAACATACTTTTGTAGAAGCTCACAAGATGTAATTGATATGTTTACAAGATTAACAACCCATGTTAAAAAATATTTAGATACAAAAGTTTTAGATGTTGAGCATAAAGATGAACTTTTTATTATAAAAACTTCAAAAGGCGAAATCAAAGCAAAAAAACTTGTAGTTGCAAGTGGAGGATTATCTTATAGTACTTTAGGTGCCTCTAGTATAGCTTTTGATATTGCTAAAAAGTTTAATCACACCATAACAAAACTAGAACCAGCTTTAGTAGGTTTTACAGTGCAAAAAGAGCAGTTTTGGTTTAAACAGCTAAGTGGTTTATCAATTATTGCTAAAGCAAAAGTAGAAAATAAATCTTTTTATGGTTCACTACTTTTTGCCCATAAAGGTTGCTCTGGACCTATTATTTTAAATAGTTCTTTATATTGGAAAAAAGGAAAAATAAGTTTTGATTTTTTACCAAAAGAAAAAATAGAAAAACTTTTAAAAGGTAATGCTTTAATAAGTTCAAAACTTCCTTTACCAAAAAGATTTGTTCAAGAATTTTTAGACTCAATTGAAATTA
This genomic window contains:
- a CDS encoding BaiN/RdsA family NAD(P)/FAD-dependent oxidoreductase — its product is MGAGASGLMLASHIKNKSVCLIDSNKKIGQKIKVSGGAKCNITNNVVSCDNYLGDKEFVKKVLKNYTNNDLLEFLNANNVQPKINPKLIKGTYFCRSSQDVIDMFTRLTTHVKKYLDTKVLDVEHKDELFIIKTSKGEIKAKKLVVASGGLSYSTLGASSIAFDIAKKFNHTITKLEPALVGFTVQKEQFWFKQLSGLSIIAKAKVENKSFYGSLLFAHKGCSGPIILNSSLYWKKGKISFDFLPKEKIEKLLKGNALISSKLPLPKRFVQEFLDSIEIKDKPCSLVTNDELKKLQLIHNYELSPAGNFGYTKAEVTKGGVDTSQIDVNSMQSLKQKNLYFLGECLDITGELGGYNFQFAFSSAMTCSYKI